One window from the genome of Macrobrachium rosenbergii isolate ZJJX-2024 chromosome 2, ASM4041242v1, whole genome shotgun sequence encodes:
- the LOC136849904 gene encoding oplophorus-luciferin 2-monooxygenase non-catalytic subunit-like, whose amino-acid sequence MNIISVSYLFAVQVLVHFWGVAGTSAVSSGSALRALQQPIHTHIEAPDYIPCPYPSDIDPCECTVNEDYSMDMDCSHIQSEEELRHIFSQKFPFYKFQKLIIKNNEHLRVLGGGVLGNASFAEININNCSLNEIEVNALEHSQATLESLRLNDNKLWSSPSFDFTLFPRLSYLSVQRNSFTVFPELISYSLRTLFLDGNDFEHIPSEATKGLPSLEIISLQHCSITELSSESFSTNILLSAVNLGFNNLTHLPSGAIQLSGPNGQLGLQNNKISHIAKDSFSGVTLVMDITDNYLEELDEAVWRPLLEDGVFLTLEGNPFICGCDIAWLIVNRTLLGRVGDKPTCHGGEAFFDLDPSIYEALCS is encoded by the exons ATGAACATCATCTCCGTGAGTTACCTGTTCGCGGTTCAAGTGCTGGTTCACTTCTGGGGAGTTGCTGGAACCAGCGCTGTTTCAAGTGGTTCCGCACTGAGGGCATTGCAGCAGCCcattcacacacatatagagGCACCCGATTATATCCCATGTCCTTATCCGAGTGACATCGATCCTTGCGAGTGCACCGTCAATGAGGATTACTCTATGGACATGGACTGCTCGCATATTCAAAGTGAGGAAGAATTAAGGCACATCTTTAGTCAGAAGTTTccattttacaaatttcaaaaactgataataaaaaacaacGAACACTTAAGAGTGCTCGGCGGAGGGGTCTTGGGAAACGCATCATTTgcagaaataaacataaacaactgCTCCCTGAATGAAATCGAAGTCAACGCTCTGGAACACAGCCAGGCCACTTTAGAATCCTTGCGACTGAATGACAACAAACTGTGGTCTTCTCCCAGCTTTGATTTTACCCTGTTCCCTAGGCTATCATACCTCAGCGTGCAACGAAATTCTTTTACGGTGTTTCCTGAGCTCATCTCATACTCGTTGAGAACTCTCTTTCTCGATGGAAATGATTTTGAGCATATACCGTCCGAAGCCACTAAAGGTTTGCCATCACTCGAGATCATCTCTCTGCAGCACTGCTCTATAACGGAATTATCATCAG AAAGTTTTTCTACAAATATTCTTCTATCAGCGGTTAATTTGGGATTTAACAACCTGACGCATCTACCCAGTGGCGCAATTCAGTTGTCTGGTCCAAACGGCCAGCTTGGTCTTCAGAACAACAAGATTTCGCATATAGCCAAGGATTCTTTCTCCG GTGTTACATTAGTCATGGATATAACTGACAACTACCTCGAGGAGTTGGATGAAGCGGTATGGCGACCACTTCTTGAAGATGGAGTGTTCTTGACGTTGGAAG GTAACCCATTCATATGTGGTTGTGACATTGCCTGGTTGATCGTGAACCGAACGCTCCTGGGCAGGGTAGGAGACAAGCCAACTTGCCACGGAGGTGAAGCCTTTTTTGATTTAGATCCAAGTATTTATGAGGCTTTGTGTTCCTGA